In Geobacter anodireducens, a genomic segment contains:
- a CDS encoding sugar kinase — MIRPAFIGMDIGGTNLRMGLVDAAGTIHFRYRQKTDIHEGRAAFYDKLAQGVGILREHAVQAGFRIVAVGAGVPGLVANDGHIHVSVNLPAIDSINLRHDLERISGLPATIANDVNATAYGEKSFGAGREFDSFLMVTLGTGVGGGLVLNGRLWTGIDGVAGEFGHVTVEPQGTPCPCGNRGCLEQYASATAIASAARNAMIAGLYMPADGSAARLTTQDLARLAQEGDGAAAEFFAEAGRYVGMATASMANVLNLEALIVGGGVAASFDLIRNSIEREVRARAFPIPAERLAVVRGALGDDGGLLGSAALARDEFDI, encoded by the coding sequence ATGATCCGCCCGGCGTTCATCGGCATGGATATCGGCGGGACCAATCTGCGGATGGGGCTCGTGGATGCAGCGGGAACGATTCATTTCCGCTACAGGCAGAAGACCGATATCCATGAGGGGAGAGCCGCCTTTTACGACAAACTCGCCCAAGGGGTAGGCATTCTCAGAGAGCATGCGGTTCAGGCGGGATTTCGCATCGTGGCCGTGGGTGCCGGCGTGCCGGGGCTTGTGGCCAATGACGGGCATATTCACGTATCGGTGAATCTTCCAGCCATTGACAGCATCAATCTCCGCCACGACCTGGAACGCATCAGCGGCCTGCCGGCAACGATAGCCAACGATGTCAATGCCACCGCGTACGGCGAGAAATCCTTCGGCGCAGGCCGCGAGTTCGACTCGTTCCTGATGGTTACCCTCGGCACGGGCGTCGGGGGAGGGCTCGTCCTGAACGGACGGCTGTGGACCGGTATCGACGGCGTGGCCGGCGAGTTCGGCCATGTGACGGTCGAGCCCCAGGGTACGCCTTGTCCCTGCGGCAACCGGGGTTGCCTCGAGCAATATGCCTCTGCCACGGCCATAGCCTCAGCCGCGCGAAACGCCATGATTGCGGGGCTATATATGCCGGCCGACGGGTCTGCGGCGCGGCTCACGACCCAGGACCTTGCCCGCCTCGCCCAGGAAGGGGATGGGGCAGCAGCGGAATTTTTCGCCGAGGCGGGACGCTATGTGGGCATGGCAACGGCATCAATGGCCAACGTACTCAACCTGGAGGCACTGATCGTTGGGGGAGGTGTCGCGGCAAGCTTTGATCTGATCAGGAACTCCATTGAGCGGGAGGTTCGTGCCCGGGCCTTTCCGATTCCGGCCGAGCGGCTCGCGGTGGTCCGTGGCGCGTTGGGCGATGACGGAGGGCTTCTGGGAAGCGCTGCGCTGGCGCGGGATGAATTCGATATCTGA